Proteins encoded together in one Bacteroides zoogleoformans window:
- a CDS encoding CobW family GTP-binding protein produces the protein METKEIPVLLLTGYLGSGKTTLVNHILSNKRGIKFAVIVNDLGEVNIDAELIQKGGIVGKKDESLVALQNGCICCTLKADLIEQLQEIMQMQRFDYIVIEASGICEPEPIAQTICSIPRMGGAYTRYGICRLDCIVTVVDALRLQSEFSCGNDLARKGLDEEDIENLIIQQIEFCNIVLLNKASEVQPEELKGIRQIIRTLQPGAEIMECDYTDINLDKIIHTRLFDFERVATSAGWVREIERPVSEEEEKEVDRHHHHEEEHGHEHEHHHHDCEEHCHHHAEGGEAEEYGISTFVYYRRQAFDIHKFDHFIATKWSRNIIRAKGVCYFSHNRDMSYLFEQAGTQKQLTEAGLWYATAPEEDLIELMRQEPGLLRDWDEKYGDRMQKIVFIGRHLDKEQLARDLDACLD, from the coding sequence ATGGAAACAAAGGAAATCCCCGTACTGCTGCTGACAGGCTATCTGGGCAGCGGAAAGACCACTTTGGTAAACCATATTCTTTCCAACAAACGCGGCATTAAATTCGCCGTCATCGTCAACGACCTTGGTGAGGTGAACATCGACGCGGAACTCATACAAAAAGGCGGCATCGTAGGGAAAAAGGACGAAAGCCTCGTCGCGCTTCAAAACGGTTGCATCTGCTGCACGCTGAAGGCCGACCTGATAGAGCAGCTGCAAGAAATCATGCAGATGCAGCGCTTTGACTACATCGTCATCGAAGCCAGCGGCATCTGCGAACCTGAACCCATTGCCCAAACCATTTGCTCCATCCCCCGCATGGGCGGAGCATACACCCGATACGGCATCTGCCGCTTGGACTGCATCGTCACCGTGGTAGATGCCCTGCGTCTGCAAAGCGAGTTTTCCTGCGGCAACGACCTCGCCCGCAAAGGCTTAGATGAAGAAGATATAGAAAATCTCATCATACAGCAGATAGAGTTCTGCAACATTGTCTTGCTGAACAAAGCCTCGGAAGTGCAACCCGAAGAGCTGAAAGGCATCAGGCAGATAATACGCACCTTGCAGCCCGGTGCCGAAATCATGGAATGCGATTATACGGACATCAATTTGGATAAGATAATCCACACCCGATTGTTCGATTTTGAACGTGTGGCCACCTCGGCAGGATGGGTGCGCGAAATAGAACGTCCGGTCAGCGAAGAGGAAGAGAAAGAAGTTGATCGCCATCACCACCATGAGGAGGAACATGGGCATGAGCATGAGCACCATCATCACGATTGCGAAGAACATTGCCACCATCACGCGGAGGGTGGCGAAGCCGAGGAATACGGCATCAGTACCTTTGTCTATTATCGCCGTCAGGCATTCGACATCCATAAGTTCGACCACTTCATCGCAACCAAATGGAGCCGTAACATCATCCGCGCCAAAGGCGTATGCTACTTCAGCCACAACCGCGACATGTCCTACCTCTTTGAGCAAGCCGGCACGCAGAAGCAACTTACGGAGGCCGGGCTGTGGTATGCCACAGCCCCCGAAGAGGATTTGATTGAATTGATGCGCCAAGAGCCGGGTCTGTTGCGCGACTGGGATGAGAAATACGGAGACCGCATGCAAAAGATTGTCTTCATCGGCCGGCATTTGGACAAAGAGCAATTGGCACGCGACCTTGACGCATGTTTGGACTAA
- a CDS encoding lipoprotein 17-related variable surface protein: MKKALLSAFICIILMACGKDDITEFPQPTPAPAPEQPKESDSPTEQPQSPATVTQEDIAAYFGFDKSKDVNVAAALTHTRKETQQINGKTISLADAEIKSKDEQGGSLVLHVAGKVNETSFDKEFTYSGFVKKPGDYQMTNRAQVKWKEGINPYETFDFDGFYRLHKTDMFSTDNLERMMDFHSSATETGYMYPFTSEDIKKTTIDEVKYEGQGQISFSLKYNNIKSKSRFFLPFDKNKYYEGKITISTDFIKQSYMRGIYENPALFNGLLFSYDDETYAVVINENRKEKSDSDNTLTLHLSLRAKSNGDIPLAEFDKTFAGFKPLKELKNELKTHLTAVLHEFMKEKVKNSGDGDVTNRLSMSIEKWIRHVEFVDKKEQKTLAWEKNRWGKNVLSGLHTSMKDIYLDNVRFELTSAKLNEEEGRKFLHITFRMTGANELVLTDDAIEFKMSIHIPS, encoded by the coding sequence ATGAAAAAGGCATTATTATCAGCATTTATATGCATTATTTTGATGGCTTGTGGAAAAGATGACATTACCGAATTTCCTCAACCGACACCCGCTCCCGCACCGGAGCAACCCAAAGAATCTGATTCGCCCACCGAACAGCCACAGTCGCCGGCAACCGTAACGCAAGAAGACATAGCCGCATATTTCGGCTTCGACAAGTCAAAAGACGTAAACGTTGCCGCAGCGCTTACCCACACCCGAAAGGAGACGCAGCAAATAAACGGAAAGACCATCAGCCTTGCCGATGCCGAGATAAAAAGCAAAGACGAACAGGGAGGTTCATTAGTGTTGCATGTGGCAGGCAAAGTAAACGAGACCTCTTTTGATAAGGAATTTACGTATAGTGGTTTCGTGAAGAAACCCGGAGATTATCAAATGACCAACCGTGCGCAGGTGAAATGGAAAGAGGGTATAAACCCTTACGAAACATTCGATTTCGATGGCTTCTACAGACTACACAAAACAGACATGTTCAGTACCGATAACCTCGAGCGAATGATGGATTTTCACTCCTCCGCCACAGAAACCGGCTATATGTATCCTTTCACTTCGGAAGATATAAAGAAAACCACGATTGATGAGGTGAAATATGAAGGACAGGGACAGATTTCATTCTCGCTGAAATACAACAACATCAAGTCAAAAAGCAGATTCTTCCTCCCATTCGACAAGAATAAGTACTACGAAGGCAAAATCACGATAAGCACGGACTTCATAAAACAAAGCTACATGAGAGGCATATACGAGAATCCAGCCCTGTTCAACGGCCTATTGTTCTCATACGACGACGAGACGTACGCCGTAGTGATAAACGAAAACCGAAAAGAGAAAAGCGATAGCGACAACACGCTTACACTGCATCTAAGCCTCCGTGCAAAGAGTAACGGCGATATCCCGCTTGCCGAATTTGACAAGACATTCGCAGGATTCAAACCTCTGAAAGAGCTGAAAAATGAGTTGAAAACCCACCTTACAGCCGTACTGCATGAGTTTATGAAAGAGAAAGTTAAAAACAGCGGTGACGGCGATGTGACGAACAGACTTTCCATGTCCATAGAAAAATGGATACGCCATGTAGAGTTCGTCGACAAAAAGGAGCAGAAAACTTTGGCATGGGAAAAGAACCGTTGGGGCAAAAATGTACTGAGCGGCCTCCACACATCCATGAAGGATATTTATCTGGACAATGTGCGATTCGAACTCACCTCCGCCAAACTGAACGAAGAGGAGGGACGAAAGTTCCTGCATATCACCTTCCGAATGACGGGAGCCAATGAATTGGTACTGACGGACGATGCCATCGAATTCAAGATGTCGATACATATTCCTTCCTAA
- a CDS encoding NADP-specific glutamate dehydrogenase, whose translation MNAAKVLEDLKRRFPNEPEYHQAVEEVLSTIEEEYNKHPEFDKANLIERLCIPDRIYQFRVTWVDDKGNVQTNMGYRVQHNNAIGPYKGGVRFHASVNLSILKFLAFEQTFKNSLTTLPMGGGKGGSDFSPRGKSNTEVMRFVQAFMLELWRHIGPETDVPAGDIGVGGREVGFMFGMYKKLTHEFTGTFTGKGREFGGSLIRPEATGYGNIYFLTEMLKTKGTDLKGKTCLISGSGNVAQYTAEKVLQLGGKVLTMSDSNGYIYDPAGINREKLDYIMELKNLYRGRIREYAGQYPGVKYVEGARPWGEKADIALPSATQNEINGDDAKKLMANGVMAVSEGANMPSTPEAIRIFQEAKILYAPGKAANAGGVSVSGLEMTQNSIKLSWSAEEVDEKLKSIMKNIHAACIQYGTEADGYVNYVKGANVAGFMKVAKAMMAQGIL comes from the coding sequence ATGAATGCAGCCAAGGTATTGGAAGATTTGAAAAGACGGTTCCCCAACGAGCCGGAGTATCATCAGGCAGTAGAAGAAGTGCTCTCTACCATTGAAGAAGAATATAACAAACATCCGGAGTTTGACAAAGCCAATCTGATTGAGCGTCTCTGTATTCCCGATCGAATTTATCAATTCCGCGTCACATGGGTAGATGACAAAGGCAACGTGCAAACCAACATGGGCTATCGCGTACAGCACAACAACGCCATCGGCCCCTACAAAGGCGGTGTACGCTTTCATGCTTCCGTAAACCTGTCAATCCTTAAATTCCTTGCTTTCGAACAGACTTTCAAAAACTCATTGACCACCCTGCCTATGGGAGGAGGTAAAGGCGGTTCGGACTTTTCTCCGCGCGGCAAATCAAATACCGAAGTGATGCGTTTCGTTCAGGCTTTCATGCTGGAGCTGTGGCGTCATATCGGTCCCGAAACAGATGTACCTGCCGGTGACATCGGCGTAGGCGGACGTGAAGTAGGTTTCATGTTCGGCATGTACAAGAAACTGACCCATGAGTTCACGGGAACTTTCACAGGTAAAGGCCGTGAGTTCGGAGGTTCGCTGATACGTCCGGAAGCTACCGGCTACGGCAATATCTACTTCCTGACGGAAATGCTGAAAACCAAGGGCACCGATTTAAAAGGCAAGACTTGTCTGATTTCAGGTTCGGGCAACGTAGCACAGTACACTGCCGAGAAGGTGTTGCAACTGGGAGGTAAAGTACTGACCATGTCCGACTCCAACGGTTATATATACGATCCGGCAGGCATCAATCGCGAGAAGTTGGATTACATCATGGAACTGAAGAACCTCTATCGCGGACGCATTCGCGAATATGCCGGACAATATCCCGGCGTAAAATATGTGGAGGGCGCCCGTCCTTGGGGTGAGAAAGCCGACATTGCCCTACCCTCTGCCACTCAGAACGAAATCAATGGAGATGATGCCAAGAAACTGATGGCCAACGGTGTGATGGCCGTTTCCGAAGGAGCCAACATGCCTTCTACCCCTGAAGCTATCCGCATATTCCAAGAAGCCAAGATTTTGTATGCTCCGGGCAAGGCTGCCAATGCCGGAGGTGTATCGGTATCCGGTCTGGAGATGACGCAAAACTCCATCAAGTTGAGCTGGAGTGCCGAAGAGGTAGATGAAAAGCTGAAGAGCATCATGAAGAACATACACGCCGCTTGCATACAATACGGAACGGAGGCCGACGGCTATGTAAACTACGTGAAAGGCGCCAACGTCGCCGGATTTATGAAGGTGGCCAAAGCAATGATGGCACAAGGCATTTTATAA
- a CDS encoding NADP-dependent malic enzyme — MAKITKEAALLYHSQGKPGKIEVVPTKPYSTQTDLSLAYSPGVAEPCLEIEKNPQDAYKYTAKGNLVAVISNGTAVLGLGDIGALSGKPVMEGKGLLFKIYAGIDVFDIEVNEKDPDKFIEAVKAIAPTFGGINLEDIKAPECFEIERRLKEELDIPVMHDDQHGTAIISGAGLLNALEVAGKKIEDVKIVVNGAGASATSCTKLYEALGARRENILMLDSKGVITDDRENLTEQKRYFATDRRNVHTLAEAIRGADVFLGLSKGNVLTQDMVRSMAEHPIVFALANPTPEISYEDATAARPDVLMSTGRSDYPNQINNVIGFPYIFRGALDTQAKAINEEMKIAAVHAIANLAKQPVPDVVNETYHVNNFTFGPEYFIPKPVDPRLITEVSCAVAQAAMESGVARKKIENWDAYRVQLRELMGYESKLTRQLYDTARRNPQRVVFAEGIHPNMLKAAVEAKAEGICHPIILGNDEAIEKLAQEIDLSLEGIEIVNLRHPDEAPRRERYARILSEKRAREGATYEEANDKMFERNYFGMMMVETGEADAFITGLYTKYSNTIKVAKEVIGIRPEFKHFGTMHILNSKKGTYFLADTLINRHPDRETLIDVAKLAENTVRFFNHTPVIAMLSYSNFGADTEGSPVQVHEAVEYMQQNYPDLAIDGEMQVNFAMNRTVRDAKYPFTRLKGKEVNTLVFPNLSSANSAYKLLQTMNSETELIGPIQMGLNKPIHFTDFESSVRDIVNITAVAVIDAIVYKKKAGK; from the coding sequence ATGGCTAAGATAACCAAAGAAGCAGCCTTGCTTTATCATTCACAAGGCAAACCGGGTAAGATTGAAGTAGTGCCCACCAAACCCTATAGTACCCAAACCGACCTCTCGCTCGCTTATTCTCCGGGCGTAGCGGAACCTTGTCTTGAAATCGAGAAAAATCCGCAAGATGCTTATAAATATACGGCAAAAGGAAATCTGGTAGCCGTTATCTCCAATGGCACCGCAGTGCTCGGATTAGGCGACATCGGTGCTCTCAGCGGCAAGCCTGTGATGGAAGGGAAAGGTTTGTTGTTCAAAATCTATGCGGGCATCGACGTCTTCGATATCGAAGTGAACGAAAAAGACCCTGACAAATTTATCGAAGCCGTCAAAGCCATCGCCCCCACATTCGGAGGCATCAATCTGGAAGACATCAAAGCACCCGAATGCTTCGAAATCGAGCGCCGATTGAAAGAAGAGCTGGACATCCCCGTAATGCATGATGACCAGCATGGCACAGCCATCATCTCCGGTGCCGGACTGCTGAATGCGCTCGAAGTGGCGGGCAAGAAGATTGAGGACGTAAAAATCGTGGTGAACGGAGCAGGTGCTTCGGCCACCTCATGTACAAAATTGTATGAAGCGCTCGGTGCACGCCGCGAAAATATCCTGATGCTGGACAGCAAAGGAGTCATCACCGACGACCGCGAGAATCTGACCGAACAAAAGCGCTATTTCGCCACCGACCGCCGCAACGTACACACATTGGCCGAAGCAATCAGAGGGGCCGATGTTTTCCTCGGACTCTCAAAAGGCAATGTGCTGACACAAGACATGGTGCGTAGCATGGCCGAACATCCGATTGTATTCGCCCTTGCCAATCCTACTCCGGAAATATCCTATGAAGATGCCACGGCGGCACGACCGGACGTGCTGATGTCTACCGGCCGTTCCGACTATCCCAACCAGATAAATAACGTAATCGGATTCCCATATATCTTCCGTGGCGCCCTCGACACGCAAGCAAAAGCCATCAACGAAGAGATGAAAATTGCCGCTGTACACGCCATTGCCAATCTGGCCAAACAGCCTGTACCGGATGTCGTTAACGAGACATATCACGTAAACAACTTTACTTTCGGCCCCGAATACTTCATACCGAAACCCGTAGACCCTCGCCTCATCACCGAGGTTTCATGTGCCGTGGCCCAAGCTGCCATGGAAAGCGGAGTGGCCCGCAAGAAGATAGAAAACTGGGACGCCTATAGAGTGCAATTGCGCGAGTTGATGGGATATGAAAGCAAACTGACGCGCCAACTCTACGATACTGCCCGCCGCAACCCGCAGCGCGTAGTGTTTGCAGAAGGCATCCATCCCAACATGCTGAAAGCCGCTGTCGAAGCAAAGGCAGAAGGAATCTGCCATCCCATTATATTAGGAAATGATGAAGCCATCGAAAAATTGGCACAAGAGATCGACCTCAGCCTTGAAGGAATTGAAATCGTAAATTTGCGCCATCCCGATGAAGCGCCACGCCGCGAACGGTATGCCCGTATTCTTTCGGAAAAACGTGCCCGCGAAGGCGCTACCTACGAAGAGGCCAACGACAAGATGTTCGAACGCAACTATTTCGGCATGATGATGGTAGAAACCGGAGAGGCGGACGCTTTCATCACCGGCCTTTACACCAAATACAGCAATACAATCAAAGTAGCAAAGGAGGTTATCGGCATTCGTCCGGAATTCAAGCATTTCGGAACAATGCACATATTGAATTCCAAAAAAGGGACGTACTTTCTGGCAGACACGCTGATAAACCGCCATCCCGACAGGGAAACACTGATAGACGTGGCCAAATTGGCCGAAAACACCGTGCGTTTCTTTAATCACACACCGGTAATAGCCATGTTGAGCTACAGCAATTTCGGAGCAGATACCGAAGGCAGTCCGGTACAGGTACACGAAGCCGTGGAGTATATGCAGCAAAACTATCCCGATCTTGCCATTGACGGTGAGATGCAGGTAAATTTTGCCATGAACCGCACGGTGCGTGACGCCAAATATCCTTTCACCCGCCTGAAAGGGAAAGAAGTGAATACACTCGTATTCCCAAACCTCAGTTCGGCCAACTCTGCTTACAAACTATTACAAACAATGAATAGCGAGACAGAACTGATTGGTCCTATCCAGATGGGATTGAACAAACCTATTCATTTCACCGATTTCGAGAGTTCAGTACGCGATATCGTCAATATCACCGCAGTAGCGGTAATTGACGCCATTGTATATAAAAAGAAAGCAGGCAAATGA